A single window of Dermacentor albipictus isolate Rhodes 1998 colony chromosome 1, USDA_Dalb.pri_finalv2, whole genome shotgun sequence DNA harbors:
- the amrt gene encoding TM2 domain-containing protein amaretto, whose amino-acid sequence MRSALCSKIMFCLLFSFLTICSKFVLCVYHENTQCTLDDCEYKPHGPLVLCKNLPLDFLQCSDILDLQGNETAREELGYGCTKFGGSKYEDVQFTAVNCSVLPNIECYGNRTFLKDGFPCIKYTGHYFTTALLYSILLGFLGMDRFCLGHTGTAVGKLLTLGGVGIWWIVDIVLLISGNLMPQDGSNWMPSV is encoded by the exons ATGCGATCGGCGCTATGTAGCAAAATAATgttttgtcttttattttcatttttgacCATTTGCTCGAAATTTGTACTTTGCGTATATCACGAAAACACGCAATGCACTTTAGACGATTGTGAATACAAGCCTCACGGACCACTAGTCCTCTGCAAAAACTT GCCATTAGATTTCCTGCAGTGCTCGGACATCTTGGACCTCCAAGGAAATGAAACTGCGCGGGAAGAGTTGGGCTATGGTTGCACCAAG TTTGGAGGATCCAAATACGAAGACGTCCAGTTTACTGCAGTCAACTGTTCTGTTCTGCCCAATATCGAGTGTTACGGCAACCGCACTTTTTTAAAAGACGGCTTTCCGTGCATTAA GTACACTGGGCACTACTTCACAACAGCGCTTCTCTATTCAATACTCTTAGGCTTTTTGGGAATGGATCGCTTTTGTTTAGGCCACACAGGCACAGCAGTTGGAAAGCTGCTAACACTTGGTGGCGTTGGCATCTGGTGGATAGTTGACATTGTTTTATTAATATCTGGTAATTTGATGCCACAAGATGGCAGCAATTGGATGCCCTCTGTGTGA